The Deltaproteobacteria bacterium DNA segment CCTTCCCGCGGCCGGGTCAGGTAGTAAATGCCCAGCACGATGTCCTGCGTCGGGCTTATGACCGGTTTTCCGTGCGCGGGGGAAAGGATGTTGTTCGTGGACATCATGAGGACGCGGGATTCCATCTGCGCCTCTATCGAAAGCGGTACGTGGACCGCCATCTGGTCCCCGTCGAAGTCCGCGTTGAACGCCGTGCACACCAGCGGATGGAGCTGGATCGCCTTGCCTTCGATCAGTACCGGCTCGAACGCCTGGATACCCAGCCTGTGCAGAGTGGGCGCCCGGTTGAGCATTACGGGAAGCTGCCGGATAACCTCGTCGAGCGCGTCCCACACTTCCCTTTTTTCCTTCTCCACCATCTTTTTGGCTGCCTTGATCGTGGTCGCATGCCCGCCCTCTTCAAGCTTGTTGAATATGAACGGCTTGAAGAGCTCGAGCGCCATCTTCTTGGGGAGCCCGCACTGGTGCAGTTTCAGCTCCGGTCCGACGACGATCACCGATCGCCCGGAATAGTCGACACGTTTCCCGAGAAGGTTCTGCCGGAATCGCCCGCCCTTTCCCTTAAGCATGTCGGACAGGGACTTCAGGGGGCGCTTGTTCGATCCGGTGATGAGCTTTCCCCTCCGCCCGTTGTCGAACAGGGCGTCGACGGCCTCCTGGAGCATCCGTTTCTCGTTTCGGATGATGATCTCCGGCGCGGACAGGTCGAGCAGGCGCTTCAGGCGGTTGTTCCTGTTGATTACACGGCGGTACAGGTCGTTCAGGTCGGACGTGGCGAACCTGCCCCCGTCGAGGGGCACCAGGGGCCTGAGATCCGGCGGAAGGACCGGAATCACTTCCATCACCATCCACTCCGGCCGCTGTCCGCTGTCGCGGAACGCCTCGACGATCTTGAGCCGCTTCGAGATCTTCTTCTTCTTCGCCTCGGACGCGGTGTCGGTCATCTCGCGCCTGAGTTCCTCGGACAGCTTCTCGAGATTCAGCGTCGAAAGGATAGTCTGCACCGCCTCCGCGCCCATCCCGGCCTTGAACCCGTCGCCGAACTGCTCGCGCATCTCCCGGAATTTCGCTTCGGTCAGTATCTCGAGCTTCTCCAGGTCCGAGTTCCCGGGATCGATAACGATGTACTTCTCGAAATAGATGACGCCTTCAACGTCCTTCATCGGCATGTCGATGATGGTGGCGATCCGGCTGGGAAGGCTCTTGAGGAACCAGATGTGGGCGACCGGCGAGGCGAGCTCTATGTGCCCCATCCGCTCGCGCCGGACCTTCTGCTGAATGACCTCGACGCCGCACTTCTCGCAGACGATGCCGCGGTGTTTCATCCGCTTGTATTTGCCGCAGTTGCACTCGTAGTCCTTGATCGGACCGAAGATCTTCGCGCAGAACAGCCCGTCGCGCTCGGGCTTGAAGGTGCGGTAGTTGAGCGTTTCCGGCTTCTTTACTTCCCCGTGCGACCACTTCTGTATCTGTTCCGGCGAAGCGATGGAAATCCGGATCCCCGAAAAGAAAAGGGGATCCTTCGGTTTTTCGGCTCTGGTGAAAAGGTCTTCCAAGGCATTCCTCCCGTGTTGGGTACCGTTGAAAAGTTCGTTACTTCGCTTCGTCGCTGATCAGCTCCACGTCCAGCCCCAGCGCCTGCAGTTCCTTTATGAGCACGTTGAAGGACTCGGGGAGCCCCGGCTCGAGGGAGAAGTTCCCCTTCACGATCGCTTCGTACATGCGGGCCCTGCCGGGCACGTCGTCCGATTTCACCGTGAGGAATTCCTGGAGGGTGTACGCGGCGCCGTACGCCTCGAGCGCCCACACCTCCATCTCTCCGAGCCTCTGGCCTCCGAACTGGGCCTTTCCTCCCAGCGGCTGCTGGGTGACGAGCGAATAAGGCCCCGTGGAACGCGCGTGGATCTTGTCGTCCACGAGGTGATGGAGCTTGAGCATGTACATCGACCCGATGGTCACCGGCTGCTGGAACGATAGTCCCGTCTTTCCGTCGAACAGCGTCGTCTGGCCGGACTCCGGAAGACCGGCGATCTTCAGGTAATGCTTGATCTCGCCTTCCGTGGATCCGCTGAAGACCGGTGATGCCGTAAAAACTCCTCCCGTCATCCTTCGGCCGACGGACCGGATTTCCTCGTCGGTCAAATTTTCCATGTAGGCGTTGAACCGCTCCGATCCGTACACCTTCTTCAGCCATTCCCTGACCGTTTTCGGGCTGAACGCGCCTTCCACGAGACGGCGGACCTGCTCCCCGAGTCCCCTCGAGGCCCAGCCGAGGTGGGCCTCCATGATCTGCCCGACGTTCATACGGGAAGGAACGCCCAGCGGATTGAGGACGATATCGACGGGCGTGCCGTCGGCGAGGTAGGGCATGTCCTCATCGGGCAAAACCCGCGAAATGACGCCCTTGTTGCCGTGGCGGCCGGCCATCTTGTCGCCGACCGACAGCTTGCGCTTCATGGCTATGTAAACCTTCACCATCTTGAGCACGCCGGGGGGGAGCTCGTCCCCTTTCCGGATGCGGCCGATCTTCTCGTCGAAAACCGCGCGCACGAGGCTCACCTGGTCCTGCGCGACGTGGTGGAGCTCCTCCAGGCGCTCCTTGGCGGCGGGATCCTCCTCCACCGCGATCTGGTGCCATAGTTCCCTGGGGATCTCGTCCAGCACCTCCGGCGCCAGTTTCTTCCTCTTCGAGAGGATCACTTCGTCCCGGTTTTCCCCGGTCAGCCTGGTCGCGGAGGTTTTACCGGAGAGGATTTCGCGCATCTTTCCGTATGCCGTTTCCAGTATGATGCGGATCTCGTCGTCCTGGTCCCGGAGGAGGCGGTCCATCTCCTTTTCCTCGAGAGCCTGGGCGCGCTCATCTTTTTCGCCGCCCTTGCGCGTGAACACCTTGGCGTCGATAACGATCCCCTCGATTCCCGGCGGCACGCGGAGGGAAGAGTCCTTCACGTCGCCGGCCTTGTCGCCGAAGATCGCCCGGAGCAGCTTTTCCTCGGGGGAGAGCTGGGTCTCGCCCTTCGGTGTGACCTTGCCCACGAGAATGTCCATGGGCTTTACCCTGGCGCCGATGCGGATGATGCCGCTTTCGTCGAGGTCCTTGAGCGACTCCTCGCTGATGTTCGGGATGTCCGCCGTTATCTCTTCCTTCCCCAGCTTCGTTTCGCGTGCGACGCACTCGAATTCCTCGATGTGAATCGAGGTGAAGATGTCCTCCTTGACGATCTTCTCCGACACGAGGATCGAATCCTCGAAGTTGTACCCGCCCCACGGCATGAACGCCACGAGCACGTTCCTGCCGAGTGAAAGCTCCCCGTCGGATGTCGCCGGGCCGTCGGCGATGACCTCGCCGTTCTCGATCCTCCGGCCGAGGCTGACGATCGGCTTCTGGCTGACGCAGGTATTCTGGTTGGAACGCCGGAACTTGACGAGGTTATAGATGTCCGCACCGTACTTCCCCGCTGCGTCCGGTTCGTCCGGCCTGATAACGATTCTCCGGGCGTCGACAGATTCGACGACCCCGCTCCGGCGCGCAGACACCGCCGCCCCGGAGTCCCTGGCCACCACGGCTTCCATGCCCGTGCCTACCAGGGGAGGCTCCGTCCGCAGCAGAGGGACGGCCTGCCGCTGCATATTGGACCCCATGAGAGCCCGGTTCGCGTCGTCGTGTTCGAGGAACGGGATTAGCGAAGCGGCGACGGAGACAAGCTGGTTGGGGGAAACGTCCATAAGGGTGACCTCGTTCGCCCGGACCATTGCGAACTCGCCGCCTTTCCGGGCGATTACCACCTCGCCGGTGAACTTGCCGTTTCCGTCCACGGAGGCGTTCGCCTGGGCGATGATGTGCCTCTCCTCGTCCATGGCGGAAAGAAAGACGATCTCGTTCGTCACGACCGCGTCATCCACGACGCGGTAAGGGGTCTCTATGAACCCGAACTCGTTTATACGCGCGAAGGTGGACAGCGACGCGATGAGCCCGATGTTCGGACCTTCCGGCGTCTCGATCGGGCAGATCCGCCCGTAGTGGGTCGGATGGACGTCGCGTACCTCGAACCCCGCGCGCTCCCTGGTCAACCCGCCGGGCCCGAGGGCCGATACACGGCGCTTGTGGGTCACCTCGGACAACGGGTTCGTCTGGTCCATGAACTGCGACAGCTGCGAGGACCCGAAGAATTCCTTTATGACGGCGGACACCGGCTTCGCATTGATGAGGTCGTGGGGCATCAGCGTTTCGATGTCCTGGAGGCTCATCTTCTCGCGAATCGCCCGCTCGACGCGGATAAGGCCCATGCGGAACTGGTTTTCGATCAGCTCGCCGACGGTCCGGACCCTGCGGTTGCCGAGGTTGTCGATGTCGTCCGCCTCGCCGACCCCGTTCTTGAGGCCGATGAGGTACCGGATGACCCGCATGATGTCTTCCTGCGAAAGTACGGTCGTCTCGAGATCTCCTTCGGTTATCCCGAGCTTGTGGTTCAGCTTGAGCCGCCCCACCCGCGAAAGGCTGTATCTTTCGGGGTTGAAGAAGAGGTTAACGAAGAGCGTCTCGGCCGCATCCTTGGTGGGAGGATCTCCGGGCCGCATCTTCTTGTAGATTTCCTTTAGAGCCTCGTCCCTGGCCTTGATCTTGTCGGTCAACAATCCATCCCAGATCGCCCGGTCGGAATTTTCGAGCGAGAACACCGGCACGGTGGGAACCTTCGCATCCCTGAGGACCGCAAGCGCATCTTCGGTGATCTGCTGGCCGCATTCGAGGAGGACCTCTCCCGTGGCCGGGTGGACGATTTCGACGACGCTGACCTTGTTGTGCAGGTCTTCCACCGGGAGCGAGATCCGCCCGAACGGAATCGAGGAGAACCTTTCCGCCCGCTTCTTGGAAACCTTGATCCCCTTTTTGAATGCGATCTCGCCCGTCTTCGGGTGGCGGACTTCGACCGGCATCTTGAGCCCAACCATCAGGTCGGGGCGGAAAACCTTGGTGCACCTGTCGCCTTCGATCGACACCTCTTCCACTTCGTAGAATGAACGCAGAAGCTCCTCGGTGCTCTTCCCGAACGCGCGCAGCAGAACCGAGATGGGGAACTTCCGCTTCCGGTCGATCTTCAGGTAAAGCATGTCCTTGTGGTCGAATTCGAAATCCAGCCAGGACCCCCGATAGGGGATGATCCGGGCTGAAAAAAGCACCTTGCCCGATGCGTGGGACCGGCCCTTGTCGTGTTCGAAGAACACGCCCGGGGAACGGTGGAGCTGGCTGACGATGACGCGCTCAGTCCCGTTGATGATGAAAGTCGCGCGCTCGGACATAAGCGGGATCTCCCCGAAGAAGACCTCCTGCTCTTTCACGTCGCGGATGGTGCGGGCGCCGGTCCGCTCGTCCACGTCGAAGATGACGAGCTGGACGGTGACCTTGATCGGCGCGGCGAAAGTCATCCCTCGCTCGCGGCATTCCTCTTCGTTCCACTTCGGCGCACCTATCATGTAGGAAACGAACTCGAGGGATGCCCGCCCGTTGTAGTCAGTGATCGGGAAAATATTCTTGAACACGGCCTGCAGCCCCGTTTCCTTGCGTTTTTCAAGGGGCACGTCGATCTGCAGGAATTCGTTGTAGGACTCGTGCTGCACCTTGATGAGGTTGGGAATCTCAAGGACCTTGTCGATCTTCGAAAGGTCGACTCTCTTTACGAGATTGCGGTAATCCAGATATGCCATCTTTTCACCCCGGGGGTACTATCGATCGTTTCAGTGCCGGGGGGCGGGAACCGCCCCCCCACCGTCAAGCGCCGGTACGGCGGTCCTACTTGACTTCCGCCGTGCCCCCCGTATCCTCGATCTTTTTCTTGAGGTCCGCCGCGTCCTTCTTGGCTATCGCTTCCTTCACCGCCTTGGGCACGCCCTCGACCAGGTCCTTGGCCTCCTTGAGGCCGAGACCCGTGATTTCCCGTATGACCTTGATCACCTGGATCTTGTTGGCGCCGAAGCCAGTAAGGATCACGTCGAACTCCGTCTTTTCCTCGACCGCAGCCGCGGCCGCGCCGGGGGCCGCCATAGCAACCGCCATGGCCGGGGCCGACGCCGTAACGCCGAATCTTTCCTCGAGCGCCTTCACGTAGTCGTGCAGCTCGAGGACAGTCAATCCTTCTACCATTTTGATGAATTCATCCTTGCTCATGGACGCCATTTCCCTATTCCTCCCTTATACCGCTTCCGGTTGTTTGGATTTCTGTTCGTGGATGGAATTCAACGCGTAAGCCAGCTTCCGCGGCGTCCCGGACAGCGCCTGCGCCAACTGGGAAATCGGGGACGCCAGGCCTCCGGCAAGAAGCGCCAGGAGCACTTCGCGCGGCGGGACCTCCGCCAACGTCTCGACGTCCTTTGCCTCCAGCACCCTCCCGTCGAACAGGCCCGCCTTGATCCGGACCTTCGGGCTGGCGCCTGCGAAATCCTTCATCGCCTTCGCAAGCGCCACGGGATCCCCATGGGTAAGGGCCACTGCCGTCGGCCCCTCGAAAAACCTGTCCAACTGCCCGAAATCCGTGTCTTTCGCCGCAAGCCGCATCAAGGTGTTCTTGACAACCTTGAACTCGGCGTTCACTCCCCTCAGCTTCTTCCTGAGGTTTGTGATCTCCGTCACGGTGAGGCCCCGGAATTCCGCCACCACAGCCGCTTTCTGCGCTTCTATCGCACTGCGCAGCGCTACGACGGTGTCCGCCTTGCTTTTGCTTTTCACTCGCGCATGCCCTCCTTTCGAGTAGAGATTTGACCTCGATCGAAACCTCTGTCAAAGCAGAGGGCGCGCGCGAGACAAATCGCCGATGCATCCGGCATCCTGCGGCTCCCCTTGTCTGCGTGGGACGGGCGGCGAATTCCAGCCGCCCACTTAATCGCACATCTGCGAACCCGCGGTCTTTGACAAAAGAAGTTTCCGTACGTAATGATTTACCTTTGCTCCGCCTGCAGAGCGTTCGCGTTGATCCGGATCCCTATCCCCATCGTCGTGGACAGGGCCAGCGTGCGAACATAGGTTCCCTTCGCCGCCGACGGTTTCGCCTTAAGGATTGCCTCGAAGAACGCAAGGAAGTTTTCCTTTATCCTGTCGTTCCCGAAGCTAATCTTCCCGATACCGGCATGAAGCGTTCCCGTCTTGTCCACCTTGAATTCCACCTTGCCGCCCTTGAGATCCCGGACGGCCTTTGCGACGTCGAACGTCACGGTCCCGACCTTGGGGTTCGGCATCAGGCCGCGCGGCCCCAGGATCTTTCCGATCTTTCCGACGGCGCCCATCATGTCCGGAGTCGCCACCGCCTTGTCGAAATCGAGCCAGCCCCCCTGGATCTTGGCGACAAGGTCCTCCGCGCCCGTGAAATCGGCTCCGGCTTCGCGGGCCTCTTTTTCCTTCTCCCCCTTGGCGAACACGAGGACCCTGATGGACTTCCCGGTCCCGTGCGGCAAAACGACGGAGCCCCGGACCTGCTGATCGGGATACTTCGGATCGACGCCCAGGCGCAACGCAACCTCCACCGTTTCGTCGAACTTCGCGCGGGCGGTTCCTTTAAGCAGGTCCAACGCCTCTTCGAGAGAATACTTTGCCTCCCTGTTCACTTTTTTCCGTGCTTCCAGGTAGGTTTTTCCATGTTTCGGCATTTCTCTCTCCCTTCGATGCCCGTTTCCTGTGATAACGGCCTTCTAAAACACCTCGAGCCCCATGCTGCGGGCGGTGCCTTCTATCGTCTTTACCGCCGCCTCAAGATCCTTCACGTCGAGGTCCGGCAGTTTCAGCTTCGCGATTTCCTCCACCTTGGCGCGCGGGATGCGGCCGCATTTTTCACGCTTGGGCGTTTTGCTCCCCTTTTCCAGTCCCGCCGCCTTGAGGAGCAGGATGGATGCCGGAGGGGTTTTCGTTATGAATGTGAAGGACCGGTCGGCGTAGACCGTGATCACTACGGGGATGATCATCCCTTCCTGGGATCCTGTCCGGGCGTTGAACGACTTGCAGAATTCCATGATGTTGACGCCGTGCTGGCCCAGGGCAGGGCCAACGGGTGGAGACGGGTTCGCTTTTCCCGCCGGAATCTGGAGCTTGATCTGGGCTACGACCTTCTTCGCCATGGCTTTCTACCTTTCGATCAGCTTTTTTCGACCTGCGTGAAATCGAGCTCGACGGGCGTCGCCCGGCCGAAGATGGACACCAGCACCACGACCTTCCCCTTGTCCGCCTTTATCGTTTCCACGATGCCGTTGAAGTTCGAGAAGGGACCGTCCACGACACGGACGTTTTCGCCCTCCGTGAAGGTGACCTTCGGCTTCGGCTTGAGGCGGCCTTCCGCCATCTGGGACTTGATCTCCTCGACTTCGGTTTCGGGGATCGCCGCCGGATTTTTCCCTCCCACGAACCCCGTAACCTTCGGGGTGTGCCGGACCAGGTGCCAGGTGCGTTCGTCCAGTTCCATCTGGACCAGGAGATAGCCTGGGTAGAAGCTGCGCGTCCCCGTGCGCTTCTTCCCTTTTTTCATCTCCACGACCGTTTCGGACGGGATGAGGACGTCCCCGAAATGCTCCTGCATCGATTCCGCCTCGATGCGGTTCTGCAGGGACTCCCTTACTTTTTTCTCATACCCCGAATAGGTATGGACCACGTACCACTGTTTCGGCATCGTTTCCTCTTGTGAAGGATTAGAAGTTCAGGACGGAATATACGATCCTGCCCAGCGCGTAATCCACCAGTCCGAGAAACAGGACGATGATCATGACGGTGACGATGACGACCGCTGTGGAGGAAGCCGTCTCCTTCCTCCCCGGCCATGTCACCTTCTTCATCTCGGTCCTGAATTCCTGCAGGAAGGACGAAACCTTCTGCGTCATCCCCGCTTCGCCGTTTTTCGGCCTTCCCTCATCCGTAGCCGTACGCGTGCCCGGAAGCCGGTCCAGCAACCTGTCCTTCAGCGATCTCGCCATGAAAACCCCGTCTTTCCCGACGAAGTGGAGTGGCAGGCCAGGAGGGATTCGAACCCCCAACCCGCGGATTTGGAGTCCGCTGCTCTAGCCGTTAGAGCTACTGGCCTATCCCCCGCCGTTTACTTCGTCTCCTTGTGCGGAGTATGCTTCCTGCACGCCGGGCAGAACTTCTTGAGCTCGAGCTTGTCCGACATGGTCTTCTTGTTCTTCGTCGTCGTGTAGTTCCGCGACTTGCAGTCGGAACACGCAAGCGTGATGATGTCTCTCATTCCGTTCCCCGCTTCCGGTAGGTATATCAGCTACTCTATGATTTCCGCGACGACCCCGGCGCCCACCGTCCGGCCGCCTTCACGGATCGCGAACCGCAATTCCTTCTCCATCGCCACGGGAACGATCAGCTCGATGGTCATCGATACGTTGTCCCCGGGCATGACCATCTC contains these protein-coding regions:
- the rpoB gene encoding DNA-directed RNA polymerase subunit beta; the protein is MAYLDYRNLVKRVDLSKIDKVLEIPNLIKVQHESYNEFLQIDVPLEKRKETGLQAVFKNIFPITDYNGRASLEFVSYMIGAPKWNEEECRERGMTFAAPIKVTVQLVIFDVDERTGARTIRDVKEQEVFFGEIPLMSERATFIINGTERVIVSQLHRSPGVFFEHDKGRSHASGKVLFSARIIPYRGSWLDFEFDHKDMLYLKIDRKRKFPISVLLRAFGKSTEELLRSFYEVEEVSIEGDRCTKVFRPDLMVGLKMPVEVRHPKTGEIAFKKGIKVSKKRAERFSSIPFGRISLPVEDLHNKVSVVEIVHPATGEVLLECGQQITEDALAVLRDAKVPTVPVFSLENSDRAIWDGLLTDKIKARDEALKEIYKKMRPGDPPTKDAAETLFVNLFFNPERYSLSRVGRLKLNHKLGITEGDLETTVLSQEDIMRVIRYLIGLKNGVGEADDIDNLGNRRVRTVGELIENQFRMGLIRVERAIREKMSLQDIETLMPHDLINAKPVSAVIKEFFGSSQLSQFMDQTNPLSEVTHKRRVSALGPGGLTRERAGFEVRDVHPTHYGRICPIETPEGPNIGLIASLSTFARINEFGFIETPYRVVDDAVVTNEIVFLSAMDEERHIIAQANASVDGNGKFTGEVVIARKGGEFAMVRANEVTLMDVSPNQLVSVAASLIPFLEHDDANRALMGSNMQRQAVPLLRTEPPLVGTGMEAVVARDSGAAVSARRSGVVESVDARRIVIRPDEPDAAGKYGADIYNLVKFRRSNQNTCVSQKPIVSLGRRIENGEVIADGPATSDGELSLGRNVLVAFMPWGGYNFEDSILVSEKIVKEDIFTSIHIEEFECVARETKLGKEEITADIPNISEESLKDLDESGIIRIGARVKPMDILVGKVTPKGETQLSPEEKLLRAIFGDKAGDVKDSSLRVPPGIEGIVIDAKVFTRKGGEKDERAQALEEKEMDRLLRDQDDEIRIILETAYGKMREILSGKTSATRLTGENRDEVILSKRKKLAPEVLDEIPRELWHQIAVEEDPAAKERLEELHHVAQDQVSLVRAVFDEKIGRIRKGDELPPGVLKMVKVYIAMKRKLSVGDKMAGRHGNKGVISRVLPDEDMPYLADGTPVDIVLNPLGVPSRMNVGQIMEAHLGWASRGLGEQVRRLVEGAFSPKTVREWLKKVYGSERFNAYMENLTDEEIRSVGRRMTGGVFTASPVFSGSTEGEIKHYLKIAGLPESGQTTLFDGKTGLSFQQPVTIGSMYMLKLHHLVDDKIHARSTGPYSLVTQQPLGGKAQFGGQRLGEMEVWALEAYGAAYTLQEFLTVKSDDVPGRARMYEAIVKGNFSLEPGLPESFNVLIKELQALGLDVELISDEAK
- the rplL gene encoding 50S ribosomal protein L7/L12, with amino-acid sequence MSKDEFIKMVEGLTVLELHDYVKALEERFGVTASAPAMAVAMAAPGAAAAAVEEKTEFDVILTGFGANKIQVIKVIREITGLGLKEAKDLVEGVPKAVKEAIAKKDAADLKKKIEDTGGTAEVK
- the rplJ gene encoding 50S ribosomal protein L10 — its product is MKSKSKADTVVALRSAIEAQKAAVVAEFRGLTVTEITNLRKKLRGVNAEFKVVKNTLMRLAAKDTDFGQLDRFFEGPTAVALTHGDPVALAKAMKDFAGASPKVRIKAGLFDGRVLEAKDVETLAEVPPREVLLALLAGGLASPISQLAQALSGTPRKLAYALNSIHEQKSKQPEAV
- a CDS encoding 50S ribosomal protein L1, with protein sequence MPKHGKTYLEARKKVNREAKYSLEEALDLLKGTARAKFDETVEVALRLGVDPKYPDQQVRGSVVLPHGTGKSIRVLVFAKGEKEKEAREAGADFTGAEDLVAKIQGGWLDFDKAVATPDMMGAVGKIGKILGPRGLMPNPKVGTVTFDVAKAVRDLKGGKVEFKVDKTGTLHAGIGKISFGNDRIKENFLAFFEAILKAKPSAAKGTYVRTLALSTTMGIGIRINANALQAEQR
- the rplK gene encoding 50S ribosomal protein L11, translating into MAKKVVAQIKLQIPAGKANPSPPVGPALGQHGVNIMEFCKSFNARTGSQEGMIIPVVITVYADRSFTFITKTPPASILLLKAAGLEKGSKTPKREKCGRIPRAKVEEIAKLKLPDLDVKDLEAAVKTIEGTARSMGLEVF
- the nusG gene encoding transcription termination/antitermination protein NusG, which codes for MPKQWYVVHTYSGYEKKVRESLQNRIEAESMQEHFGDVLIPSETVVEMKKGKKRTGTRSFYPGYLLVQMELDERTWHLVRHTPKVTGFVGGKNPAAIPETEVEEIKSQMAEGRLKPKPKVTFTEGENVRVVDGPFSNFNGIVETIKADKGKVVVLVSIFGRATPVELDFTQVEKS
- the secE gene encoding preprotein translocase subunit SecE, producing MTQKVSSFLQEFRTEMKKVTWPGRKETASSTAVVIVTVMIIVLFLGLVDYALGRIVYSVLNF
- the rpmG gene encoding 50S ribosomal protein L33, whose translation is MRDIITLACSDCKSRNYTTTKNKKTMSDKLELKKFCPACRKHTPHKETK
- the tuf gene encoding elongation factor Tu (EF-Tu; promotes GTP-dependent binding of aminoacyl-tRNA to the A-site of ribosomes during protein biosynthesis; when the tRNA anticodon matches the mRNA codon, GTP hydrolysis results; the inactive EF-Tu-GDP leaves the ribosome and release of GDP is promoted by elongation factor Ts; many prokaryotes have two copies of the gene encoding EF-Tu) translates to EMVMPGDNVSMTIELIVPVAMEKELRFAIREGGRTVGAGVVAEIIE